Proteins encoded in a region of the Vicia villosa cultivar HV-30 ecotype Madison, WI linkage group LG5, Vvil1.0, whole genome shotgun sequence genome:
- the LOC131602552 gene encoding sm-like protein LSM8, whose protein sequence is MSTGPGLESLVDQTISVITNDGRNIVGILKGFDQATNIILDESHERVFSTKEGVQQLVLGLYIIRGDNISVVGELDEELDSNLDLSKLRAHPLKPVIH, encoded by the exons ATGTCAACCGGACCTGGACTTGAGTCCCTCGTAGATC AGACAATTTCAGTTATTACAAATGATGGACGAAATATAGTG gGAATTCTAAAAGGTTTTGATCAGGCAACGAATATAATTCTCGATGAATCCCATGAACGAGTTTTCTCTACCAAG GAAGGTGTTCAGCAACTTGTTCTGGGTTTATACATCATTAGGGGTGACAACAT AAGTGTTGTTGGTGAACTGGATGAAGAACTGGATTCTAACCTTGATTTGTCCAAGCTTAGAGCTCATCCCTTAAAGCCTGTCATCCATTGA
- the LOC131602551 gene encoding pentatricopeptide repeat-containing protein At2g01860-like — protein sequence MECTVSFPTSMHFVPLGTNLYRSQKITLSAHSSNSNRRRRETPTKNLQYPRRDKQPPEFGVNLFLKKPSFPNNEQTHDGNDDDKNLNVEECDEEEQNTDVVWESDEIDAISSLFQGRIPQKPGKLDRERPLPLPSPHKLRPLGLPTPKRLPAMVSTRVSMDKKLYKNPNFLVGLAREISRLNPDEDASIILGKWVHVLRKNSLSMTIKELGHMGLPGRALQTFRWVQNQPHLFPDDWILASTIEVLAGNHELKSLMDLNKFTGLASRRVLEALIKGFLKGGNLRPAWKVMAIARRDKRMLDSSIYAKLILELGKNPDKYKHIEPLLEELGARDELNLTARDCTAIMKVCAKMGKYEVVESLFSWFKQSGCPPSVVMYATVIRSLHAEEKHREAVDLVWAMEASNCLFDLPAYRAVIKLFVALGDLSRAVRYFSKLKEAGFSPTYDLYKDMLDIYMASGRTAKCREICKEAEIAGFTLNKHRDV from the coding sequence atggaatGCACCGTCTCATTTCCTACTAGTATGCATTTTGTTCCACTGGGAACAAATTTGTACAGAAGCCAGAAAATCACTTTATCAGCACATTCATCCAATTCgaatagaagaagaagagaaacacCAACAAAGAATTTACAATATCCGCGCCGCGACAAGCAACCACCGGAGTTTGGTGTTAATTTGTTCTTGAAGAAACCTAGCTTCCCCAATAATGAACAAACTCATGATGGTAATGATGATGATAAGAATTTGAATGTAGAAGAGTGTGACGAGGAGGAGCAAAATACTGATGTGGTTTGGGAATCGGATGAAATTGATGCTATTTCGTCGCTTTTTCAAGGTAGAATCCCTCAAAAGCCTGGAAAATTGGATCGGGAAAGGCCTCTTCCTCTTCCGTCTCCTCACAAGCTACGACCGTTGGGATTACCTACGCCGAAAAGACTGCCAGCGATGGTTTCTACTCGCGTTTCCATGGATAAGAAATTATATAAAAACCCGAATTTTCTAGTTGGGTTGGCAAGAGAGATTAGTAGGCTTAATCCAGATGAAGATGCGTCGATTATTCTTGGAAAGTGGGTACATGTTCTGAGGAAGAATTCTTTATCAATGACGATAAAGGAATTGGGACATATGGGGCTCCCTGGGAGAGCTTTACAGACATTCCGTTGGGTACAGAATCAACCTCATCTCTTCCCGGATGATTGGATTCTGGCCTCGACGATTGAGGTCTTGGCAGGGAACCATGAGTTGAAGAGTCTAATGGACCTGAACAAGTTTACTGGTTTGGCGAGCCGCAGGGTGTTAGAGGCATTGATTAAGGGTTTTTTAAAAGGGGGAAACCTTAGACCTGCTTGGAAGGTAATGGCAATTGCTAGAAGGGATAAAAGAATGTTGGATTCCAGCATTTATGCGAAATTGATATTGGAACTTGGAAAGAACCCTGATAAATACAAACATATTGAGCCGTTGTTAGAAGAACTCGGAGCACGAGATGAACTGAATTTAACCGCACGAGATTGTACTGCTATAATGAAAGTCTGTGCTAAGATGGGAAAGTACGAAGTAGTTGAGAGCttgtttagttggttcaaacagTCTGGTTGTCCACCAAGTGTGGTTATGTACGCTACTGTTATACGTAGCCTCCATGCAGAAGAGAAGCACAGGGAGGCAGTGGACTTAGTTTGGGCAATGGAGGCTTCAAATTGCCTCTTTGACCTTCCAGCTTATCGGGCGGTAATAAAGCTGTTTGTTGCTTTAGGTGACCTATCTCGAGCCGTgagatatttttcaaaacttaaagAAGCAGGATTTTCTCCCACTTATGATTTATACAAGGACATGCTTGATATTTACATGGCCTCCGGTAGGACTGCAAAGTGCAGAGAGATCTGTAAGGAGGCCGAGATAGCAGGTTTCACGTTAAATAAACATAGGGACGTATGA